One window of the Vigna radiata var. radiata cultivar VC1973A chromosome 1, Vradiata_ver6, whole genome shotgun sequence genome contains the following:
- the LOC106755802 gene encoding RING-H2 finger protein ATL29-like, translating into MSSLQYDPAPVSPPYNTPPALIAFTLGVLVVCFVAFSIVYLCKYCFSSVVQTWAFQRTASGSIIRLTPHRSPPRGLDPSLLEVFPTFPYSSVKELRKDQKYCLECAICLVEFEDDSKLRLLTLCCHVFHQDCIDLWLCSHKTCPVCRRDLDSPPDDQPLKPGDVVVSSVSGEIRVDVREEEGFDCGREHVCDNSQDQQQHEQTELERSHGLRQEHEVVDAHEEQMFVRSHSTGHSIVMIRGEGDDEGKNDDDKYTLRLPEHVLRVNNKHNSTKSCASFKDMTKLDVPLPCSNCGFVQPPSPSCSSSPTHTH; encoded by the coding sequence ATGTCTTCGCTGCAGTACGACCCGGCACCGGTCTCGCCGCCGTACAACACCCCACCAGCGCTAATCGCCTTCACGCTGGGTGTGCTGGTGGTGTGCTTCGTGGCGTTCAGTATAGTTTACCTGTGCAAATACTGTTTCTCGAGCGTGGTCCAAACCTGGGCCTTTCAACGCACCGCTTCGGGTTCCATCATTCGTCTGACCCCCCATAGATCTCCTCCTAGAGGCCTTGACCCTTCGTTGCTTGAGGTCTTCCCCACCTTCCCCTACTCCTCGGTGAAGGAGCTCCGGAAGGATCAGAAATACTGCTTGGAATGCGCCATCTGTTTGGTGGAGTTTGAGGATGACAGCAAGCTCCGCCTCTTGACCCTCTGCTGCCATGTTTTCCACCAGGACTGCATCGACCTCTGGctctgctctcacaaaaccTGTCCCGTTTGTCGTCGAGACCTTGACTCTCCCCCAGATGACCAACCTCTCAAACCTGGCGATGTTGTTGTTTCCTCAGTCAGCGGCGAGATACGCGTTGatgtaagagaagaagaaggctTTGATTGTGGTCGTGAACATGTTTGTGATAACAGTCAAGATCAACAACAGCATGAACAAACTGAACTTGAACGTAGTCATGGTCTAAGACAGGAACATGAGGTGGTTGATGCACATGAGGAACAAATGTTTGTACGGTCTCATTCCACCGGGCACTCCATAGTTATGATTAGAGGGGAGGGGGATGATGAAGGAAAGAATGACGATGACAAGTACACATTGAGATTGCCGGAGCATGTTTTGAGAGTGAACAATAAACATAATTCTACGAAGAGTTGTGCGAGTTTTAAGGATATGACAAAGCTTGATGTTCCTCTACCTTGTAGTAATTGTGGGTTTGTTCAACCCCCATCACCCAGTTGCTCCTCCTCTCCAACTCATACTCACTGA
- the LOC106774492 gene encoding zinc finger CCCH domain-containing protein 12 isoform X1, with the protein MDYARDGNVVQIITGGGGGGESWSGDQADWATEDEYRYWNSNNNNNGDAESTPSNSNYESRSEPPSKKSRNSQDGSSNRSKAIGKMFFKTKLCCKFRAGTCPYITNCNFAHSIEELRRPPPNWQEIVAAHEEEKAVMAEPREEFQIPTVGSSTFAGDTMQRSYKGRHCKKFYTEEGCPYGDSCTFLHDEQSKNRESVAISLGPGGYAGGGGGSSGGGSGGGGVSGNGGGGSSGANAAGNGANSKPSNWKTRICNKWEMTGYCPFGNKCHFAHGATELHRYGGGLMEGESRDGASVVGCDTNKGAASKASADNVVAAVTPVAHSDVYHIGVPSQRPSIVIQRPGQRTHQKWKGPDKISRIYGDWIDDIE; encoded by the exons ATGGATTACGCTCGAGACGGGAACGTGGTTCAAATAATCACTGGCGGTGGTGGAGGAGGAGAGAGCTGGTCCGGCGATCAAGCCGATTGGGCAACGGAGGATGAGTACCGGTATTggaacagcaacaacaacaataacggAGACGCGGAATCGACGCCGTCGAACTCGAATTACGAGTCGCGGTCGGAGCCGCCTAGCAAAAAGTCCCGGAATTCGCAGGATGGGAGCTCAAACCGGTCAAAGGCTATAGGGAAAATGTTCTTCAAGACGAAACTGTGCTGCAAGTTCAGGGCAGGGACCTGCCCTTACATCACCAACTGCAATTTTGCCCATAGCATTGAGGAGCTACGCCGCCCGCCACCAAATTGGCAGGAGATTGTGGCAGCACACGAGGAGGAGAAGGCAGTGATGGCAGAGCCAAGGGAGGAGTTTCAGATTCCCACTGTGGGGTCTTCCACCTTTGCAGGTGATACGATGCAGAGGTCCTACAAGGGAAGGCATTGTAAGAAGTTTTATACTGAGGAAGGGTGTCCCTATGGGGATAGTTGCACCTTCCTTCATGATGAACAATCAAAGAACCGAGAGAGTGTTGCTATAAGTTTAGGCCCAGGGGGTTATGctggcggtggtggtggaagcaGTGGCGGTGGTAGTGGCGGGGGAGGTGTAAGTGgaaatggtggtggtggtagtagTGGTGCTAACGCCGCTGGGAATGGGGCTAATTCGAAGCCCTCTAATTGGAAAACCAGGATTTGCAATAAATGGGAGATGACAGGGTATTGCCCCTTTGGCAACAAATGCCATTTTGCTCATGGTGCCACAG AGTTGCACAGATATGGAGGGGGGCTTATGGAAGGAGAAAGCAGAGATGGTGCTTCTGTGGTTGGCTGTGACACGAATAAGGGTGCAGCTTCAAAAGCTTCTGCCGATAACGTTGTTGCTGCGGTTACTCCTGTTGCCCATTCCGATGTGTACCATATTGGAGTCCCTTCACAAAGGCCTTCCATTGTGATTCAGAGACCAGGGCAGAGAACTCATCAGAAGTGGAAAGGTCCAGATAAAATCAGTAGGATATATGGTGATTGGATTGATGACATTGAATAG
- the LOC106774492 gene encoding zinc finger CCCH domain-containing protein 12 isoform X2 has product MDYARDGNVVQIITGGGGGGESWSGDQADWATEDEYRYWNSNNNNNGDAESTPSNSNYESRSEPPSKKSRNSQDGSSNRSKAIGKMFFKTKLCCKFRAGTCPYITNCNFAHSIEELRRPPPNWQEIVAAHEEEKAVMAEPREEFQIPTVGSSTFAGDTMQRSYKGRHCKKFYTEEGCPYGDSCTFLHDEQSKNRESVAISLGPGGYAGGGGGSSGGGSGGGGVSGNGGGGSSGANAAGNGANSKPSNWKTRICNKWEMTGYCPFGNKCHFAHGATACLHVRKSRLCTGKCMVPFTSTQ; this is encoded by the exons ATGGATTACGCTCGAGACGGGAACGTGGTTCAAATAATCACTGGCGGTGGTGGAGGAGGAGAGAGCTGGTCCGGCGATCAAGCCGATTGGGCAACGGAGGATGAGTACCGGTATTggaacagcaacaacaacaataacggAGACGCGGAATCGACGCCGTCGAACTCGAATTACGAGTCGCGGTCGGAGCCGCCTAGCAAAAAGTCCCGGAATTCGCAGGATGGGAGCTCAAACCGGTCAAAGGCTATAGGGAAAATGTTCTTCAAGACGAAACTGTGCTGCAAGTTCAGGGCAGGGACCTGCCCTTACATCACCAACTGCAATTTTGCCCATAGCATTGAGGAGCTACGCCGCCCGCCACCAAATTGGCAGGAGATTGTGGCAGCACACGAGGAGGAGAAGGCAGTGATGGCAGAGCCAAGGGAGGAGTTTCAGATTCCCACTGTGGGGTCTTCCACCTTTGCAGGTGATACGATGCAGAGGTCCTACAAGGGAAGGCATTGTAAGAAGTTTTATACTGAGGAAGGGTGTCCCTATGGGGATAGTTGCACCTTCCTTCATGATGAACAATCAAAGAACCGAGAGAGTGTTGCTATAAGTTTAGGCCCAGGGGGTTATGctggcggtggtggtggaagcaGTGGCGGTGGTAGTGGCGGGGGAGGTGTAAGTGgaaatggtggtggtggtagtagTGGTGCTAACGCCGCTGGGAATGGGGCTAATTCGAAGCCCTCTAATTGGAAAACCAGGATTTGCAATAAATGGGAGATGACAGGGTATTGCCCCTTTGGCAACAAATGCCATTTTGCTCATGGTGCCACAG CATGTTTGCATGTCAGAAAATCACGCTTGTGCACAGGGAAATGCATGGTTCCTTTTACTTCTACACAATGA